A window of the Henckelia pumila isolate YLH828 chromosome 3, ASM3356847v2, whole genome shotgun sequence genome harbors these coding sequences:
- the LOC140889631 gene encoding serine/threonine-protein phosphatase 7 long form homolog, with translation MSCSNAVYIGWVSCPRIIKSKDIDRVNTYSWGSAVLAYLYRELCNTSMESKSDLCGPLQILQIWVWSRITLLTPDRVQQSHLASEQVADVLQGLPFPPYGAKWKRGFSWVHTVRHSVRVMRDMLDRMVDGQFKWTVYDMESPELSMYLEGDRNLLCRSACPLINFDIIEMHRPERCLRQFGMRQGIPPPAPNYDIFHKLTRQGRPNYDWDAFHKQFVDMWTNRYNFVMVY, from the exons ATGAGTTGCAGCAACGCTGTTTATATTGGTTGGGTTTCATGCCCGAGGATAATAAAATCAAAG GACATCGATAGAGTGAATACATATAGCTGGGGCTCGGCTGTATTGGCCTATCTTTACCGAGAATTATGCAACACATCCATGGAGTCAAAAAGCGATCTATGTGGGCCTCTCCAAATACTTCAG ATTTGGGTGTGGTCACGGATTACACTTTTAACTCCGGATAGGGTACAACAAAGTCATCTGGCATCGGAGCAAGTTGCCGATGTGCTTCAGGGACTACCGTTCCCACCTTATGGCGCAAA GTGGAAGCGTGGGTTTTCATGGGTGCACACTGTGCGTCATTCTGTTCGTGTAATGAGAGATATGCTTGATAGGATGGTAGACGGACAG TTTAAATGGACCGTATATGATATGGAGTCACCAGAGTTGTCTATGTACCTTGAGGGAGATAGAAATCTCCTATGTCGATCTGCATGTCCTCTGataaattttgatattattGAAATGCACCGACCAGAGAGATGTCTTCGACAATTTGGAATGCGTCAGGGTATTCCCCCACCCGCCCCTAACTACGACATATTTCATAAATTGACACGACAAGGGCGACCTAATTACGATTGGGATGCATTTCACAAACAGTTTGTGGATATGTGGACTAATAGATATAATTTTGTCATGG TATATTAG